In one Pseudomonas hydrolytica genomic region, the following are encoded:
- a CDS encoding MarR family winged helix-turn-helix transcriptional regulator codes for MLPTSCLCTQLRRASRGVTRRYDDALAAVGLGAAQFSLLRHVQRLGQPSISALAEAMGLDRSTLGRNLRVLQEQELLQLGEGRDLRAREVRLTEAGLQRIEQALPLWEQVQRELNARLGEDRRAELMKLLEELA; via the coding sequence ATGTTGCCGACTTCCTGCCTCTGTACCCAACTGCGCCGCGCCAGCCGCGGCGTGACCCGTCGCTACGATGACGCCCTGGCTGCCGTCGGGCTCGGTGCCGCGCAGTTTTCCCTGTTGCGCCACGTGCAGCGGCTCGGGCAGCCGAGTATTTCCGCGCTGGCCGAAGCCATGGGGCTGGATCGCAGCACCCTGGGACGCAACCTGCGGGTACTACAGGAGCAGGAGCTGCTGCAACTGGGAGAAGGGCGCGATTTGCGTGCTCGCGAGGTACGGCTCACAGAGGCCGGCCTGCAACGTATCGAACAGGCGCTGCCGCTGTGGGAGCAGGTGCAGCGCGAGCTGAACGCGCGGCTGGGCGAGGATCGCCGCGCGGAACTGATGAAACTGCTCGAAGAACTGGCCTGA
- the cobC gene encoding alpha-ribazole phosphatase family protein, with protein MMLELELLRHGETEQGGGLRGSLDDALTEQGWAQLRAAVQGAGPWDRLISSPLQRCARFAEEVAADQALPLHYEPGLQELHFGDWEGRSAAQLMETHAEALGQFWADPYTFTPPNGEPLLQFEARVLAALQGLALAHAGQRLLLITHGGVMRLLLARARGLPRQDLLQVNVGYAQRFRLRLAADGQLTELA; from the coding sequence ATGATGCTTGAGCTGGAACTGCTGCGTCATGGCGAAACCGAGCAGGGCGGCGGGCTACGCGGCAGCCTCGACGATGCGCTGACCGAGCAGGGCTGGGCGCAGCTGCGCGCCGCCGTGCAGGGAGCGGGGCCCTGGGATCGTCTGATCAGCTCGCCGCTGCAGCGCTGCGCGCGCTTCGCCGAGGAGGTGGCGGCGGACCAGGCGTTGCCACTGCACTACGAGCCGGGGCTGCAGGAGCTGCATTTCGGCGACTGGGAAGGGCGTAGCGCCGCGCAGTTGATGGAAACTCATGCCGAGGCGCTGGGCCAATTCTGGGCCGACCCCTACACCTTCACGCCACCCAACGGCGAGCCGCTGCTGCAGTTCGAGGCCCGCGTGTTGGCTGCGCTGCAAGGCCTGGCGCTGGCCCATGCCGGCCAGCGCCTGCTGCTGATCACCCACGGCGGCGTGATGCGCCTGCTGCTGGCGCGCGCACGCGGTCTGCCGCGCCAGGATCTGCTGCAGGTCAACGTCGGCTATGCCCAGCGCTTTCGCCTGCGCCTGGCTGCCGACGGGCAACTGACGGAGCTGGCATGA
- a CDS encoding adenosylcobinamide-GDP ribazoletransferase has protein sequence MIAPRIALQFLTRLPVSLPGMPTPEQIGRSLLWYPAVGLLLGLLLWLAHLLLGQTPDVLQAAIILALWVGLSGGLHLDGLADTADAWVGGFGDPERTLAIMKDPRSGPIAVVVLVLLLLLKFAALLILLQAGQGIYLVLLPWLGRSLLPLLLATTPYVRAGGLGQALVDHLPRRQLLWVLGGHVAAMLLLGWGALIALATALALFVWLRRALLQRLGGTTGDTAGALLELAECAALLALALSL, from the coding sequence ATGATCGCGCCACGGATCGCCCTGCAGTTTCTCACCCGTCTGCCGGTCAGCCTGCCGGGTATGCCGACGCCCGAGCAGATCGGCCGCTCGCTGCTCTGGTATCCGGCGGTGGGGCTGCTGCTCGGCCTGCTGCTATGGCTCGCCCATCTGCTGCTGGGGCAGACGCCGGACGTGCTGCAGGCGGCGATCATTCTGGCGTTGTGGGTGGGCTTGAGCGGCGGCCTGCATCTGGACGGCCTGGCCGATACGGCCGATGCCTGGGTTGGCGGCTTCGGCGACCCCGAGCGCACCCTGGCAATCATGAAGGATCCACGCAGCGGCCCCATCGCCGTGGTGGTACTGGTGCTGCTGTTGCTGCTCAAGTTCGCCGCATTGCTGATCCTGTTGCAGGCCGGGCAGGGCATCTATCTGGTGCTGCTGCCCTGGCTGGGGCGCAGCCTGCTGCCGCTGCTGCTGGCGACCACGCCCTACGTGCGCGCCGGCGGTCTGGGGCAGGCATTGGTCGATCATCTGCCGCGCAGGCAGTTGCTCTGGGTGCTGGGTGGGCATGTGGCGGCCATGTTGCTGCTGGGCTGGGGGGCATTGATTGCCCTGGCCACGGCCCTGGCACTGTTCGTCTGGCTGCGCCGCGCCCTGTTGCAGCGCCTGGGCGGCACCACGGGCGATACCGCCGGCGCGCTGCTCGAGCTGGCCGAGTGCGCGGCACTGCTGGCCCTGGCGCTGAGCCTCTGA
- a CDS encoding esterase/lipase family protein, which translates to MRRVFTTAVASLALLGAVQAQANYTQTKYPIVLVHGITGFNTIGGLVNYFHTIPWNLERDGARVHVASVAAFNDSEQRGAELARQIVPWAAAGGGKVNLIGHSQGSPTSRVAASLRPDLVASVTSINGVNKGSKVADVVRGVIPAGGLIEGGANAIANALGSLINLLSGASNPQSGIDALATLTTPGTNALNGRHPWGINNSSYCAKSSEVHNVRGHNIRYYSWTGNVAYTNVLDAADPFLAFTGLVFGSEKNDGLVGVCATYLGQVLGDSYNMNHVDAINHLFGIRGWTEPVSLYRQHANRLKGKGI; encoded by the coding sequence ATGCGTCGCGTCTTTACCACTGCTGTCGCCAGTCTGGCCCTGCTCGGCGCCGTCCAGGCCCAGGCCAACTACACCCAGACCAAGTACCCGATCGTGCTGGTTCACGGCATCACCGGCTTCAACACCATCGGTGGCCTGGTCAACTACTTCCACACCATCCCCTGGAACCTCGAGCGCGATGGCGCGCGGGTTCACGTCGCCAGTGTCGCCGCCTTCAACGACAGCGAGCAGCGCGGTGCCGAGCTGGCCCGGCAGATCGTGCCCTGGGCCGCGGCCGGTGGCGGCAAGGTCAACCTGATCGGCCACAGCCAGGGCTCGCCGACCTCCCGCGTGGCCGCCTCGCTGCGCCCGGATCTGGTCGCCTCGGTGACCTCGATCAATGGCGTGAACAAGGGCTCGAAGGTCGCCGATGTGGTGCGTGGCGTGATTCCCGCCGGCGGGTTGATCGAGGGTGGCGCCAATGCCATCGCCAATGCACTGGGCTCGCTGATCAACCTGCTCTCCGGGGCCAGCAACCCGCAGAGCGGCATCGATGCTCTGGCGACCCTGACTACGCCGGGCACCAACGCGCTGAACGGTCGCCATCCCTGGGGCATCAACAATTCCAGCTACTGCGCCAAGTCCAGCGAAGTGCACAACGTGCGCGGCCACAACATTCGCTACTACTCCTGGACCGGTAACGTCGCCTACACCAACGTGCTCGATGCCGCCGATCCCTTCCTGGCCTTCACCGGCCTGGTGTTCGGCAGCGAGAAGAACGATGGCCTGGTCGGCGTCTGTGCCACCTACCTGGGGCAGGTGCTCGGCGACAGCTACAACATGAACCACGTCGATGCGATCAACCATCTGTTCGGCATTCGCGGCTGGACCGAGCCGGTATCGCTGTACCGCCAGCACGCCAACCGCCTGAAGGGCAAAGGCATCTGA
- a CDS encoding glutathione peroxidase: MSLHRLACSLLLSSLALPVLAAECPALLQGELPKLRAKGESVELCQFAGKPLVVVNTASFCGFTPQFKGLEALYQRYKDQGLEVLGVPSDDFRQEADSSEETATVCYVNYGVTFAMTEPQPVSGGNAIPLFKGLAEQSRAPRWNFFKYVVDRQGKVVASFSSLTKPDDPELVAAVEKAIASQP; the protein is encoded by the coding sequence ATGTCGCTTCATCGTCTTGCCTGCTCCTTGCTGCTCTCCAGCCTGGCATTGCCGGTGCTGGCCGCCGAATGTCCGGCACTGCTGCAGGGAGAATTGCCCAAGCTGCGCGCCAAGGGTGAGAGCGTCGAACTCTGCCAGTTCGCCGGCAAGCCGCTGGTGGTGGTCAATACCGCCAGCTTCTGCGGCTTCACCCCGCAATTCAAAGGGCTCGAAGCGCTTTATCAGCGTTACAAGGATCAGGGCCTGGAAGTGCTGGGCGTGCCGTCCGACGATTTCCGTCAGGAGGCCGACAGCAGCGAGGAAACCGCCACCGTCTGCTACGTCAACTACGGCGTGACCTTCGCCATGACCGAGCCGCAGCCGGTTTCCGGGGGCAATGCCATTCCCCTGTTCAAGGGCCTGGCCGAGCAGAGCAGGGCGCCGCGCTGGAACTTCTTCAAATATGTGGTCGACCGTCAGGGCAAGGTGGTGGCCAGTTTTTCCAGCCTGACCAAGCCGGATGATCCCGAGCTGGTCGCCGCGGTGGAGAAGGCAATCGCCTCGCAACCCTGA
- a CDS encoding MFS transporter — protein sequence MTTAWRSSTWLLLGASLILALSLGTRHGFGLFLPPMSAEFGWGREVFAFAIALQNLIWGLAQPITGALADRFGARKAIITGGVLYVLGLVLMGMSDSPLSLSLSAGLLIGIGLSGTSFSVILGVVGRAVPVEKRSMAMGIAAAAGSFGQFAMLPGTLGLIGWLGWSAALLALGLLVALILPLAAMIREQPQAQPTGHEQTLVEALREAAGHSGFWLLALGFFVCGFQVVFVAVHLPAYLVDHHLPALTGTTVLALVGLFNIFGTYIAGWLGGRMAKPRLLSALYLLRGVVIALFIAAPLTQWSAYLFGIAMGLLWLSTVPLTNGTVATLFGVRNLSMLGGIVFLFHQLGSFLGGWLGGYLYDTTGSYDLVWQISIGLSVMAAALNWPVREVPVARLQGAPA from the coding sequence ATGACAACTGCATGGCGTTCGTCCACCTGGCTGCTGCTTGGCGCCTCGCTAATCCTGGCGCTGTCGTTGGGTACCCGCCACGGCTTCGGCCTGTTCCTGCCGCCGATGAGTGCGGAGTTCGGCTGGGGCCGTGAGGTGTTCGCCTTCGCCATCGCCCTGCAGAACCTGATCTGGGGCCTGGCGCAGCCGATCACCGGGGCGCTGGCCGACCGTTTCGGTGCGCGCAAGGCCATCATCACCGGCGGCGTGCTCTATGTGCTCGGGTTGGTGCTGATGGGCATGTCCGATTCCCCGCTGTCGTTGTCGCTGAGCGCCGGGCTGCTGATCGGCATCGGCCTGTCCGGCACCTCGTTCTCGGTGATCCTCGGCGTGGTTGGCCGTGCCGTGCCGGTGGAGAAGCGCAGCATGGCCATGGGCATTGCCGCGGCCGCCGGCTCCTTCGGCCAGTTCGCCATGCTGCCCGGCACGCTGGGGCTGATCGGTTGGCTGGGTTGGTCGGCGGCGCTGCTGGCGCTTGGCCTGCTGGTGGCGTTGATTCTGCCCTTGGCGGCGATGATTCGTGAGCAGCCGCAGGCGCAACCGACCGGGCATGAGCAGACGCTGGTCGAGGCGCTGCGCGAGGCGGCCGGGCATTCCGGCTTCTGGCTGCTGGCACTGGGCTTCTTCGTCTGCGGCTTCCAGGTGGTGTTCGTTGCCGTGCACCTGCCGGCCTACCTGGTCGATCATCATCTGCCGGCACTGACCGGCACTACGGTGCTGGCCCTGGTGGGGCTGTTCAATATCTTCGGTACCTACATCGCCGGCTGGCTCGGCGGGCGCATGGCCAAGCCGCGCCTGCTCAGCGCCCTGTACCTGCTGCGCGGGGTGGTGATCGCGCTGTTCATCGCAGCGCCGCTGACGCAGTGGAGCGCCTATCTGTTCGGTATCGCCATGGGTCTGCTGTGGCTGTCGACCGTGCCGCTGACCAATGGCACGGTGGCCACCCTGTTCGGTGTGCGCAACCTGTCGATGCTCGGCGGTATCGTGTTCCTCTTCCACCAGCTCGGCTCCTTCCTCGGCGGCTGGCTGGGCGGCTATCTCTATGACACCACCGGCAGCTACGACCTGGTCTGGCAGATCTCCATCGGCCTGAGCGTGATGGCCGCCGCGCTCAACTGGCCGGTGCGCGAAGTGCCGGTGGCGCGCCTGCAGGGGGCGCCGGCGTGA